A window of Zingiber officinale cultivar Zhangliang unplaced genomic scaffold, Zo_v1.1 ctg147, whole genome shotgun sequence contains these coding sequences:
- the LOC122036371 gene encoding alpha-humulene synthase-like gives MEKQSTTPVKSNEDIVIRKTAKYHPSIWGDYFIHHTTSPALTEVWIRAEELKEQIKNFFRETSDILQIMNLIDAIQLLGLDYHFEKEIDAALSLISKHDAKNYELYETSLHFRLLRQHDFYVPADVFNKFKDEEGNFMSTLNEDVKGLLSLYNAAYLRIHGEYILDEAILFTKNRLASLLDELKQPLVILVSHFLETPLCRGNKRLLARKYIPIYQEEERRNEAILEFAKLDFNLLQSLHQEELKKISIWWNDLALAKSLNFARDRIVECYYWIHNVHFEPHYSRARLICTKVIALLSVLDDIYDNYSTLQESQLLTEAIQRWEPQAIDEVPEYLKDFYLKLLRTFKEFENELENDEKYRISFLQDEIKAISRSFFIEAKWGIEKYVPTLEEHLSNSLDTTGYRLLICASYVGMDQVASKEVFEWVASFPKIIKASCMICRLMDDVTSHELEQQREHTASTVECYMKEFATDEKEAYKNLMEMVEDAWKDHNKECLDQTQVPRLLIENIVNFSRVVEEFYKYIDAYTVSNTTMKDNVNMLLVESVLI, from the exons ATGGAGAAGCAATCAACCACCCCGGTTAAGAGCAATGAAGATATAGTAATTCGTAAAACAGCAAAATATCATCCGAGTATTTGGGGCGATTATTTCATCCACCACACTACTTCTCCTGCTCTCACAGAG GTGTGGATTAGAGCAGAAGAGCTAAAGGAGCAAATAAAGAACTTCTTTCGAGAAACCAGTGACATATTGCAAATTATGAATTTGATCGATGCAATTCAGTTGCTCGGATTGGATTATCACTTTGAGAAAGAAATAGATGCggcattaagtttaatttctaagcATGATGCTAAAAACTATGAACTTTATGAAACTTCTCTCCATTTTCGATTACTTAGGCAACATGATTTTTATGTGCCTGCAG ATGTTTTTAACAAGTTCAAGGATGAGGAAGGAAACTTCATGTCAACCTTGAATGAAGATGTGAAGGGATTATTAAGCTTATACAATGCAGCTTACCTTAGGATACACGGGGAGTATATACTTGATGAAGCCATATTATTTACAAAGAATAGACTTGCATCATTGTTGGATGAACTTAAACAACCTTTAGTGATATTGGTGTCTCATTTCCTTGAAACACCACTATGCCGGGGAAATAAACGGCTCTTGGCAAGAAAATATATCCCTATTTATCAAGAGGAGGAAAGGCGAAATGAAGCAATATTAGAGTTTGCAAAGTTGGATTTTAATCTGCTACAATCTCTTCACCAAGAGGAACTAAAGAAAATTTCAAT ATGGTGGAATGATCTAGCACTTGCTAAATCACTAAACTTTGCTCGCGATCGAATTGTGGAATGTTATTATTGGATACATAATGTGCACTTTGAGCCTCACTATTCTCGTGCAAGATTAATTTGTACCAAGGTTATTGCATTGTTGTCAGTTTTGGATGACATATATGATAATTATAGCACACTGCAAGAGAGCCAATTATTAACTGAGGCAATTCAAAG GTGGGAACCTCAAGCCATTGATGAAGTACCAGAATACTTAAAGGATTTCTATCTCAAGTTACTAAGGACTTTCAAGGAATTTGAAAATGAACTAGAAAATGATGAGAAATACCGCATATCATTTCTTCAAGATGAG ATAAAAGCTATATCAAGGTCTTTCTTCATAGAAGCCAAATGGGGCATTGAAAAATATGTACCCACACTAGAGGAACATCTAAGTAACTCACTAGACACCACTGGATATCGTTTGCTTATATGTGCCTCTTATGTAGGCATGGATCAGGTGGCATCAAAGGAGGTATTTGAGTGGGTTGCCAGCTTCCCCAAAATCATCAAAGCCAGCTGTATGATTTGTAGACTCATGGATGATGTAACTTCACATGAG TTGGAGCAACAAAGAGAACATACAGCTTCAACTGTAGAATGTTATATGAAAGAGTTTGCCACAGATGAAAAAGAGGCTTATAAGAATCTTATGGAGATGGTGGAGGACGCATGGAAGGATCACAACAAAGAATGCCTCGATCAAACACAAGTACCTCGACTTTTAATTGAAAACATAGTAAACTTTTCAAGAGTAGTAGAAGAATTTTACAAGTACATTGACGCATACACCGTTTCCAATACTACAATGAAAGATAATGTCAATATGTTGTTGGTTGAATCTGTTCTTATTTAA